The Vulgatibacter sp. genome window below encodes:
- a CDS encoding serine/threonine-protein kinase, with protein sequence MSLAKGSGLRPFRPQRFGRFTLLAPLAAGGMGQIYLARARFAGGLEKLCVIKKVLPELARDPDFAGRFREEAQTLVQLQHGSIAQVYDSGEEAGEWWIALEFVDGKDLRRLLQRMRTGGSRVPLPIALYVAVKILEALAYAHRKKDGEGNELGLVHRDVSPQNVLLSYEGEVKVIDFGLARSTISEPERDPSVVMGKFHYMAPEQARNLPLDRRADLYAVGVILYEMITGWNPFEEASPVEVVEWAASPRIPPVQRLAPEVPDSVAAALAKALAIDPAERFGNAEELRGRLSACLSEVAPDAGPERLAALLAEVFAEEHERERAWMAALTRGEGGQSPAAEETTRAASVPRLVSQGARPQHAGTARFGEEQGEPQGQTRRFAPPARQPVSTGLTGSDEETRQWSEGEKRVGGGSDDPFTTGTTPLPGDTARTVLRPEGEAAGAGADTGRRAPAVQHEAETELVPWDRDRSGGAAALRSAAAAATSAPRGVPWYEAAAESGPGAVPAPERTPQAPFPARPVAQEIELPGIGSAAAVAEGPAAVPALQPGDETAPAPRKKRAAGWVAAGALLGIAGAASIFWPAEPAPVPPTPAPVSVAAPAVVAAPAPQPVEEAEPDPLPAPAPAAVPARVEAAPATVAPVAAARPATQPAPKPAAEVAAALPDRRTRLAAERRKVLRKYEELVRAHGADQVGAIVGGLVRATDSQFQRLIEDPQHHDALQQQLDELDRLLEERRRAFAP encoded by the coding sequence GTGAGCCTGGCGAAGGGCAGCGGCCTGCGTCCGTTCCGGCCCCAGCGCTTCGGGCGCTTCACCCTGCTCGCGCCCCTGGCAGCAGGGGGCATGGGGCAGATCTACCTCGCCCGCGCCCGCTTCGCCGGCGGCCTCGAGAAGCTCTGCGTCATCAAGAAGGTCCTGCCCGAGCTGGCCCGGGATCCGGACTTCGCCGGGCGCTTCCGCGAGGAGGCGCAGACGCTGGTGCAGCTCCAGCACGGCTCGATCGCGCAGGTCTACGACAGCGGCGAGGAGGCGGGCGAGTGGTGGATCGCCCTCGAATTCGTCGACGGCAAGGATCTGCGCCGGCTGCTGCAGCGGATGCGCACGGGCGGCAGCAGGGTGCCGCTGCCGATCGCCCTCTACGTCGCGGTGAAGATCCTCGAGGCCCTGGCCTACGCCCACCGCAAGAAGGACGGCGAGGGGAACGAGCTCGGGCTGGTCCACCGCGACGTCTCGCCGCAGAACGTGCTCCTCTCCTACGAGGGAGAGGTGAAGGTGATCGACTTCGGCCTCGCCCGGTCGACGATCAGCGAGCCCGAGCGCGACCCCTCGGTGGTGATGGGGAAGTTCCACTACATGGCGCCCGAGCAGGCGCGGAACCTGCCCCTCGATCGCCGCGCCGATCTCTACGCGGTCGGCGTGATCCTCTACGAGATGATCACCGGCTGGAATCCCTTCGAGGAGGCCTCGCCGGTGGAGGTGGTGGAATGGGCCGCCTCGCCGCGGATCCCGCCGGTGCAGCGCCTCGCGCCGGAGGTGCCCGACTCCGTCGCAGCGGCGCTGGCGAAGGCGCTGGCGATCGATCCGGCGGAACGCTTCGGCAACGCGGAGGAGCTGCGGGGCCGGCTCTCCGCCTGCCTCTCGGAGGTGGCGCCGGACGCAGGGCCGGAGCGGCTCGCGGCGCTTCTCGCCGAGGTGTTCGCGGAGGAGCACGAGCGCGAGCGGGCGTGGATGGCGGCGCTCACCAGGGGCGAGGGCGGGCAGAGCCCCGCGGCGGAGGAGACCACCCGCGCCGCGTCGGTGCCCCGCCTCGTCTCGCAGGGGGCGCGGCCGCAGCATGCGGGCACCGCGCGCTTCGGCGAGGAGCAGGGGGAGCCGCAGGGGCAGACGCGCCGCTTCGCGCCGCCTGCACGGCAGCCGGTCTCGACCGGTCTGACCGGTAGCGACGAGGAGACGCGGCAGTGGTCGGAGGGAGAGAAGCGGGTCGGCGGCGGATCCGACGATCCCTTCACCACCGGCACCACGCCGCTGCCGGGCGATACGGCACGCACGGTGCTCCGGCCGGAAGGCGAGGCTGCAGGCGCCGGTGCGGACACGGGGCGGCGGGCGCCGGCGGTGCAGCACGAGGCCGAGACGGAGCTCGTTCCCTGGGATCGCGATCGGAGCGGCGGGGCAGCGGCGCTCCGCTCCGCTGCAGCTGCTGCGACGTCGGCGCCGCGGGGGGTGCCCTGGTACGAGGCAGCGGCGGAGAGCGGTCCCGGGGCGGTGCCGGCGCCGGAGCGGACGCCGCAGGCGCCCTTTCCAGCGCGGCCGGTGGCGCAGGAGATCGAGCTGCCGGGGATCGGATCGGCTGCCGCCGTGGCGGAGGGGCCGGCCGCCGTGCCGGCGCTGCAGCCCGGTGACGAGACGGCCCCGGCGCCGCGGAAGAAGCGCGCTGCGGGCTGGGTGGCTGCAGGCGCGCTCCTCGGCATCGCCGGCGCTGCGTCGATCTTCTGGCCCGCCGAACCGGCGCCCGTGCCCCCGACACCGGCACCGGTATCGGTCGCCGCGCCGGCGGTGGTGGCAGCTCCTGCGCCGCAGCCTGTCGAAGAGGCCGAGCCGGATCCCCTGCCGGCGCCGGCGCCCGCCGCCGTTCCCGCTCGCGTCGAGGCGGCGCCTGCCACGGTAGCGCCGGTGGCGGCAGCCCGCCCTGCGACGCAGCCAGCGCCGAAGCCCGCCGCCGAAGTGGCGGCGGCCTTGCCCGATCGCCGCACCCGCCTCGCAGCAGAACGCCGCAAGGTCCTGCGCAAATACGAGGAGCTGGTGCGCGCCCACGGCGCCGACCAGGTCGGCGCCATCGTCGGCGGCCTCGTCCGTGCCACCGATTCGCAATTCCAGCGGTTGATCGAGGATCCGCAGCACCACGATGCGCTGCAGCAGCAGCTCGACGAACTCGATCGCCTCCTCGAGGAAAGACGCCGTGCATTTGCGCCTTGA
- a CDS encoding ABC transporter ATP-binding protein — protein sequence MSVRETNAPAEPKAERTQERASRARSASGAAQQQPALEARGLGVRHPGGVEALRSVDLAVHAGTFVGLLGPNGAGKSTLARALAGLVRAGAGEVHIDGDPLASLPRREVARRIAFLAQEPPADPGFTAAEVALMGRTPHLGPMGLDGPGDRALAAEALARVDAAALASRPLHALSGGERRRVHLARVLVQQAPIWILDEPTAHLDLAHQALVLQLARAHVDAGGTVVCALHDLGQAAEICDRVAVLRGGAVVAQGTPAEVLTPSRLGEVFGVPFVASVHPATGEPLLVPALRLRGGGR from the coding sequence GTGAGCGTCCGTGAAACGAACGCTCCAGCGGAGCCGAAGGCGGAGCGGACGCAAGAGAGAGCGTCTCGCGCGCGAAGCGCGAGCGGGGCGGCGCAGCAGCAGCCGGCGCTGGAAGCCCGTGGGCTCGGCGTCCGCCACCCGGGCGGCGTCGAGGCGCTCCGCTCCGTCGATCTGGCGGTGCACGCCGGCACCTTCGTCGGCCTCCTCGGCCCCAACGGCGCCGGCAAGAGCACCCTGGCCCGGGCGCTGGCGGGGCTGGTGCGTGCCGGTGCCGGCGAGGTCCACATCGACGGCGATCCGCTCGCGTCGCTGCCCCGCCGGGAGGTGGCCAGGCGGATCGCCTTCCTCGCCCAGGAACCCCCTGCCGATCCCGGCTTCACCGCTGCCGAGGTGGCGCTGATGGGCAGGACCCCGCACCTGGGGCCGATGGGGCTCGACGGTCCGGGCGATCGGGCCCTGGCGGCGGAGGCGCTGGCGCGGGTCGATGCGGCGGCGCTCGCCTCGAGGCCGCTCCACGCGCTCTCCGGCGGCGAGCGTCGGCGCGTCCACCTGGCGCGGGTGCTGGTCCAGCAGGCGCCGATCTGGATCCTGGACGAGCCCACCGCCCACCTCGACCTCGCCCACCAGGCGCTGGTGCTGCAGCTGGCCCGGGCCCACGTCGACGCCGGGGGCACGGTCGTCTGCGCGCTCCACGATCTCGGCCAGGCGGCGGAGATCTGCGACCGGGTGGCGGTGCTGCGCGGCGGCGCCGTGGTGGCGCAGGGGACGCCGGCAGAGGTGCTCACCCCCTCGCGCCTCGGCGAGGTCTTCGGCGTGCCCTTCGTCGCCTCCGTCCACCCCGCCACCGGCGAGCCGCTCCTCGTGCCGGCGCTGCGCCTCCGGGGCGGCGGCAGGTGA
- a CDS encoding energy transducer TonB — MKSFSRALAVSAVVHGAAIGLFSLLPTPPTPARVERIELQLVELPAGGGGGDAAAGGGAAPGAGAVPAGEDGGAPGKAALQQTAQPARAVRAAERPDRQRPAAVVRAPADEAVAAPQRADAEVAVAEKADVVATPTPTMQPSAPEAESEQESTAAAAHVDTEPRDAPFDTAGEASASEGTADEGTGTAAAFAARGGGEGSGAGRGGGTGAGTGKGAGPAAGDASLLERLRWQTERCYPRAARRRRTEGTVDVRFCVDATGAPDLVTVERSSGSRLLDDAATRCVIAGSAPYPARDRCVQVAIDFHLR, encoded by the coding sequence GTGAAGTCCTTCTCCCGCGCGCTGGCGGTGAGCGCCGTGGTGCACGGCGCCGCCATCGGCCTCTTCTCGCTGCTGCCCACGCCGCCGACGCCCGCGCGCGTCGAGCGGATCGAGCTGCAGCTCGTCGAGCTGCCCGCTGGTGGTGGTGGTGGTGATGCAGCGGCGGGCGGCGGCGCGGCGCCCGGTGCCGGTGCTGTTCCTGCAGGCGAAGACGGGGGGGCGCCTGGCAAGGCCGCGCTGCAGCAGACGGCGCAGCCGGCCCGCGCGGTGCGCGCGGCAGAGCGGCCCGACCGGCAACGCCCCGCTGCAGTGGTCCGCGCTCCTGCCGACGAAGCGGTAGCAGCACCGCAGCGCGCCGACGCGGAAGTCGCCGTCGCCGAAAAGGCCGACGTGGTGGCTACCCCTACCCCGACGATGCAACCGTCTGCGCCCGAAGCGGAGTCGGAGCAGGAATCCACCGCTGCAGCGGCCCACGTCGACACGGAACCCCGGGACGCCCCCTTCGACACCGCCGGCGAGGCGAGCGCCAGCGAAGGCACCGCCGACGAGGGCACGGGCACCGCTGCCGCATTCGCAGCGCGCGGTGGCGGAGAAGGCTCGGGCGCGGGCAGAGGCGGCGGCACGGGCGCAGGCACCGGCAAAGGCGCCGGCCCCGCCGCCGGCGACGCCTCCCTCCTCGAGCGCCTCCGCTGGCAGACCGAGCGCTGCTACCCACGCGCCGCCCGCAGGCGCAGGACCGAGGGCACCGTCGACGTCCGCTTCTGCGTCGACGCGACAGGCGCCCCCGACCTGGTCACCGTCGAGCGCTCCAGCGGCTCGCGCCTCCTCGACGACGCAGCCACCCGCTGCGTAATCGCGGGCTCCGCGCCCTACCCCGCCCGCGATCGCTGCGTGCAGGTCGCCATCGACTTCCACCTGCGCTGA
- the dtd gene encoding D-aminoacyl-tRNA deacylase has protein sequence MRAVVQRVRRAAVTVGDERVGRIDGGLCVLVGVGRGDDDADADALAEKVVGLRIFEDEAGKMNRSVLDEGLEILAVSQFTLFGDVRKGKRPSFVEAMEPVRANELFERFCATCRALGAPVETGRFRAEMQVELVNDGPVTILLDSKRLF, from the coding sequence ATGCGTGCCGTCGTGCAGCGGGTGAGGCGAGCAGCGGTGACGGTCGGCGACGAGCGGGTGGGGCGGATCGACGGCGGGCTCTGCGTGCTGGTGGGGGTGGGGCGTGGGGACGACGACGCGGACGCCGACGCGCTCGCGGAGAAGGTGGTCGGCCTGCGGATCTTCGAGGACGAGGCGGGCAAGATGAACCGCTCGGTCCTCGACGAGGGGCTGGAGATCCTCGCCGTGTCGCAGTTCACCCTCTTCGGCGACGTGCGCAAGGGCAAGCGCCCGAGCTTCGTGGAGGCGATGGAGCCGGTCCGGGCCAACGAGCTCTTCGAGCGCTTCTGCGCGACCTGCCGGGCCCTCGGCGCGCCGGTGGAGACGGGGCGCTTCCGGGCGGAGATGCAGGTCGAGCTGGTGAACGACGGGCCGGTGACCATCCTGCTCGACAGCAAGCGGCTCTTCTGA
- a CDS encoding M20/M25/M40 family metallo-hydrolase: MEFDLLAAARDLIAADSVSAHGNLKAVEVLEGIAHRFGLETFRQEAHALGTAHANLIVHHKGAKPRDGSLLLVTHTDTVGSGPLDLWTETNPWRLKQDGDTLYGLGVADVKLDSLAKLQAMALAPAETHGKVAFCGTFAEEVGCLGAKHFLANRPFNPAWVSCGEPSELRIIDAHKGYLVAHVHLRPAAARPGAERRLRLTFHGKAAHSSTPLHGVNAIEKAFAFCAEHGVWPERASGGDLANKIPARCVIELGFDEKLRQAAQQAGIEHELVEGAARSGAAGIEIGRHIAAALAADVLHRQPLRDERFDPATAVCNHNVIQTADDGSVEITCDARLLPGHDPADIFDRLDAFARRLGEQGGVQVEIERGRSNPAMALPPASRLRDAAMEASRNLGFDPTPMAKPTNTEGGVFVTAGLEAIVFGPGRSTGNAHTANERQSVAQIRDATRWYGELIRNLCG; encoded by the coding sequence ATGGAATTCGATCTCCTCGCAGCAGCCCGCGACCTCATCGCCGCCGATTCCGTCTCCGCCCACGGCAACCTGAAGGCAGTCGAAGTCCTCGAAGGAATCGCCCACCGCTTCGGGCTCGAGACCTTCCGCCAGGAAGCCCACGCCCTCGGAACGGCCCACGCGAACCTGATCGTCCACCACAAGGGCGCCAAGCCCCGGGACGGCAGCCTCCTCCTCGTCACCCATACCGACACCGTCGGCTCCGGTCCCCTCGATCTCTGGACCGAGACCAACCCGTGGCGGCTCAAGCAGGACGGCGACACGCTCTACGGCCTCGGCGTCGCCGACGTGAAGCTCGACAGCCTCGCCAAGCTCCAGGCGATGGCCCTCGCCCCCGCCGAGACCCACGGCAAGGTCGCCTTCTGCGGCACCTTCGCCGAGGAGGTCGGCTGCCTCGGCGCCAAGCATTTCCTCGCCAACCGCCCCTTCAACCCGGCCTGGGTGAGCTGCGGCGAGCCCTCCGAGCTGCGGATCATCGACGCGCACAAGGGCTACCTCGTCGCCCACGTGCACCTGCGCCCTGCTGCCGCGCGGCCCGGTGCCGAGCGGCGCCTGCGCCTCACCTTCCACGGCAAGGCGGCCCACTCCTCCACCCCGCTCCACGGCGTCAACGCCATCGAGAAGGCCTTCGCCTTCTGCGCCGAGCACGGCGTCTGGCCCGAGCGCGCCAGCGGCGGCGATCTGGCCAACAAGATCCCCGCCCGCTGCGTGATCGAGCTCGGCTTCGACGAGAAGCTCCGCCAGGCGGCGCAGCAGGCGGGCATCGAGCACGAGCTGGTCGAGGGCGCCGCCCGCTCCGGCGCTGCCGGGATCGAGATCGGGCGGCACATCGCCGCCGCCCTGGCAGCCGACGTCCTCCACCGGCAGCCGCTGCGGGACGAGCGCTTCGATCCCGCCACCGCCGTGTGCAACCACAACGTGATCCAGACCGCCGACGACGGCTCGGTGGAGATCACCTGCGACGCGCGCCTTCTTCCGGGGCACGACCCCGCCGACATCTTCGACAGGCTCGACGCCTTCGCGAGGCGACTCGGCGAACAGGGCGGCGTCCAGGTGGAGATCGAGCGCGGCCGCTCCAACCCGGCGATGGCGCTGCCTCCTGCCTCGCGTCTCCGCGACGCGGCGATGGAGGCCTCGCGCAACCTCGGCTTCGACCCGACGCCGATGGCCAAACCCACCAACACCGAGGGCGGCGTCTTCGTCACCGCCGGGCTCGAAGCGATCGTCTTCGGCCCGGGCCGCTCCACGGGCAATGCCCATACCGCCAACGAGCGCCAGAGCGTCGCGCAGATCCGCGACGCTACGCGGTGGTACGGGGAGCTGATCCGGAACCTGTGCGGATAA
- a CDS encoding arginine N-succinyltransferase, with product MLLLRDVAKSDLPGLQRLAAVLNTVNLPNDEKALESIIDTSVRSFAGRIRDPAEREYLFVLEDLRTGTLVGTSMIIAQHGTREAPHVFLEVSKRQTYSATVDKHFEHTVLSIAYNYDGPTEIGGLVVDPELRGQGKPGKQLSFVRFLFIGLHRNWFRDTVLAELLPPLLPNGKSLLWEALGKKFTGMTYLEADRLSRQNKEFIKELFPASDIYATLFPDRTQKVIGRVGPETEGVKKMLERIGFRYVERIDPFDGGPHFEAKTEDVSLIRALRKCKVLEKDLEHDMEISLVAVERKDPDNRFRCVKTPTRIDGGTICLPGWAREMLGVQPGDRVAVIPFE from the coding sequence ATGCTCCTGCTTCGTGACGTCGCCAAAAGCGACCTGCCGGGCCTGCAGCGACTCGCTGCGGTGCTCAACACCGTCAACCTCCCCAACGACGAGAAGGCCCTCGAGTCGATCATCGACACGTCGGTGCGCTCCTTCGCCGGCAGGATCCGCGATCCCGCCGAGCGCGAATATCTCTTCGTCCTCGAGGATCTGCGCACCGGCACGCTGGTCGGCACCTCGATGATCATCGCGCAGCACGGCACGCGCGAGGCGCCCCACGTCTTCCTCGAGGTCTCCAAGCGGCAGACCTACTCCGCCACGGTGGACAAGCACTTCGAGCACACCGTGCTCTCCATCGCCTACAACTACGACGGCCCCACCGAGATTGGCGGGCTGGTGGTGGACCCGGAGCTCCGCGGCCAGGGAAAGCCCGGCAAGCAGCTCTCCTTCGTGCGCTTCCTCTTCATCGGCCTGCACCGCAACTGGTTCCGGGACACGGTGCTGGCGGAGCTCCTGCCGCCGCTGCTGCCCAACGGCAAATCGCTGCTCTGGGAGGCGCTCGGCAAGAAGTTCACCGGGATGACCTACCTCGAGGCCGATCGCCTCAGCCGGCAGAACAAGGAGTTCATCAAGGAGCTCTTCCCTGCCAGCGACATCTACGCCACGCTCTTCCCCGATCGGACGCAGAAGGTGATCGGCAGGGTGGGTCCCGAGACCGAGGGCGTGAAGAAGATGCTGGAGCGGATCGGCTTCCGCTACGTGGAGCGCATCGATCCCTTCGACGGCGGCCCCCACTTCGAGGCGAAGACCGAGGACGTCTCGCTCATCCGCGCGCTCCGCAAGTGCAAGGTCCTCGAGAAGGATCTCGAGCACGACATGGAGATCTCGCTCGTAGCGGTGGAGCGGAAGGATCCCGACAACCGCTTCCGCTGCGTGAAGACCCCGACCCGGATCGACGGCGGCACCATCTGCCTGCCGGGCTGGGCGAGGGAAATGCTCGGGGTCCAGCCCGGCGATCGCGTCGCCGTGATTCCCTTCGAGTAG
- a CDS encoding choice-of-anchor D domain-containing protein, producing MIRSLALLLVVALATACGGEKLQDAGAKLEIAPAALDFAGVLVRRSQTREVQVRNVGVAPATLTLVEAPAGFRVEPAQVLVQSGTLETLRVIFAPEEEGHFEGRIVFAAQGQGELEVQVRGEGTERALDTELVLDFGEVRLGSVKTLPLDVASLTDIDLGVEVDFTGSDAQAFNAGTGKLSLPPRGTGRLFVQFAPMVRGPHAARLRLEPCPSCAEILVQLKGSGLDEDASVQPSPLDFGTLTPRMTIRREVRVTNRGDTGTWLVDAELLHAPGAPLRLEEQAWPVRVENASTILHVDFAPEVEGVWQATLRLVVAGRPIDIPVIGRAQEPVLRVDPASLDFGVLLPNRLLRRQLVLENRGGDPITIDRLELEGAVLQAFRLGLPLELPFELGDEPVEVNVDLSWAVPMQARGAVLIGVRDRPDSGLRIPLSGLVVEAGSACNLALPEVVRFGLVPLGERSRRQIVLRNESTSTCWLWNFGLEGAGPFRAIELPQGPVSLGPAGELLLDVEYEPEAPQLDGEEAVLRFEELDAGRPEVRIPLRGAAAALAVEVTPDRLDFLPLPVGSHELRAVALRNTGRTPLPLGGVALEATGFLSLAATPQMESLAAGEQAVVQLLHAPQLQGRSSGQLAFSIVGIGEPLLVPVEGYATPGPCPGCTLPVAACPPADGTEAGTAIALVGAASDPLGGAMDCSWSVANGPAGAVTTVEVGGERCTGRFSADRPGRYELRLEVAGAGGTASCTTSVDVFAAPGLTVEASWSDAVDLDLHLLHPEAGPPSDAAAWFGAGDCHAGNPAPGWDGAGIADDPLLERHAQRGPGLERIRLEAPVAGQAYGVGLHFAGTLQGLAAVEGTVSIRCSGEEVALLTETLQALGDGADVGTVTWRADGTCVFTPSDAVVQPAP from the coding sequence ATGATCCGTTCGCTCGCCCTGCTGCTCGTCGTTGCCCTCGCCACCGCCTGTGGTGGGGAGAAGCTCCAGGACGCTGGCGCGAAGCTCGAGATCGCGCCTGCCGCGCTCGACTTCGCCGGCGTGCTGGTGAGGCGGAGCCAGACCCGGGAAGTGCAGGTCCGCAACGTCGGCGTGGCGCCGGCGACCCTCACGCTGGTGGAGGCGCCGGCTGGTTTCCGGGTGGAGCCGGCGCAGGTGCTGGTGCAGAGCGGGACCCTGGAGACCCTGCGGGTGATCTTCGCGCCGGAGGAGGAAGGCCACTTCGAGGGGCGCATCGTCTTCGCCGCGCAGGGGCAGGGAGAGCTCGAGGTGCAGGTGCGCGGCGAGGGGACCGAGCGCGCCCTCGACACCGAGCTCGTCCTCGACTTCGGCGAGGTGCGCCTCGGTTCGGTGAAGACCCTGCCGCTCGACGTGGCGAGCCTCACCGACATCGACCTGGGAGTTGAGGTCGACTTCACCGGGTCGGACGCACAGGCCTTCAACGCCGGCACGGGAAAGCTCTCGCTCCCCCCCCGGGGCACCGGCCGGCTCTTCGTGCAATTCGCCCCGATGGTCCGCGGCCCCCACGCTGCGCGGCTGCGGCTGGAGCCCTGTCCTTCCTGCGCGGAGATCCTCGTGCAGTTGAAGGGAAGCGGGCTCGACGAGGACGCATCGGTGCAGCCCTCGCCGCTCGATTTCGGAACGCTCACGCCCAGGATGACGATCCGCCGCGAGGTGCGGGTCACCAACCGCGGCGATACGGGCACATGGCTCGTCGACGCCGAGCTGCTCCACGCCCCGGGCGCGCCGCTCCGCCTCGAGGAGCAGGCGTGGCCGGTCCGGGTGGAGAACGCCTCGACGATCCTCCACGTCGACTTCGCGCCGGAGGTCGAGGGGGTCTGGCAGGCGACCCTCCGCCTGGTGGTGGCAGGCAGGCCCATCGACATCCCCGTGATCGGCAGGGCGCAGGAGCCGGTGCTCCGCGTCGATCCGGCCTCGCTCGACTTCGGGGTGCTGCTCCCCAACCGGCTGCTGCGGCGGCAGCTCGTCCTCGAGAACCGGGGTGGCGATCCGATCACCATCGACCGCCTCGAGCTCGAGGGGGCGGTGCTGCAGGCCTTCCGCTTGGGGCTGCCCCTCGAGCTTCCCTTCGAGCTGGGTGACGAGCCGGTGGAGGTGAACGTCGACCTGAGCTGGGCCGTGCCGATGCAGGCCCGCGGCGCCGTGCTGATCGGCGTGCGGGACCGGCCCGATTCCGGGCTCCGGATCCCCCTCTCCGGCCTGGTGGTGGAGGCGGGCAGCGCCTGCAACCTCGCCTTGCCCGAGGTGGTGCGCTTCGGCCTCGTGCCGCTGGGCGAGCGGAGCCGCCGGCAGATCGTGCTGCGCAACGAGTCCACCTCGACCTGCTGGCTCTGGAATTTCGGCCTCGAGGGGGCCGGGCCCTTCCGGGCGATCGAGCTGCCGCAGGGGCCGGTGTCGCTGGGACCTGCAGGCGAGCTGCTCCTCGACGTGGAATACGAGCCGGAGGCGCCGCAGCTGGACGGCGAGGAGGCGGTGCTCCGCTTCGAGGAGCTCGATGCCGGTCGTCCCGAGGTCCGGATCCCACTGCGGGGTGCCGCAGCGGCGCTGGCGGTGGAGGTGACCCCGGACCGGCTCGACTTCCTCCCGCTGCCGGTGGGCTCGCACGAGCTGCGGGCGGTGGCCCTCCGCAACACCGGAAGGACGCCGCTGCCGCTGGGTGGGGTGGCGCTCGAGGCGACGGGCTTCCTCTCCCTCGCCGCCACGCCGCAGATGGAATCCCTCGCTGCTGGAGAGCAGGCGGTGGTGCAGCTCCTCCACGCGCCGCAGCTGCAGGGCCGCTCCAGCGGCCAGCTCGCCTTCTCGATCGTGGGGATCGGAGAGCCGCTGCTGGTGCCGGTGGAGGGCTACGCGACGCCGGGCCCCTGCCCCGGCTGCACGCTGCCCGTCGCCGCCTGCCCGCCTGCGGACGGGACCGAGGCCGGCACGGCGATCGCTCTCGTCGGCGCCGCGAGTGATCCGCTGGGCGGGGCGATGGACTGCAGCTGGTCGGTGGCGAATGGGCCCGCCGGTGCGGTTACCACCGTCGAGGTGGGAGGGGAGCGCTGCACCGGCCGCTTCTCGGCGGATCGGCCGGGCCGCTACGAGCTCCGGCTCGAGGTGGCAGGGGCCGGCGGGACGGCGTCCTGCACCACCAGCGTCGACGTCTTCGCAGCGCCGGGGCTCACGGTGGAGGCAAGCTGGAGCGATGCGGTCGACCTCGACCTGCACCTCCTCCACCCGGAGGCCGGACCGCCCTCGGACGCCGCGGCGTGGTTCGGTGCCGGGGATTGCCACGCGGGCAACCCGGCGCCGGGCTGGGACGGCGCCGGCATCGCCGACGATCCACTGCTCGAGCGCCACGCGCAGCGCGGGCCGGGGCTGGAGCGGATCCGCCTCGAGGCGCCGGTGGCCGGACAGGCCTACGGCGTCGGGCTCCACTTCGCCGGCACGCTGCAGGGGCTCGCAGCGGTGGAGGGCACGGTCTCGATCCGCTGCAGCGGCGAGGAGGTGGCGCTCCTCACCGAGACGCTGCAGGCGCTCGGCGATGGCGCCGACGTGGGCACGGTCACCTGGCGTGCGGACGGCACCTGCGTCTTCACGCCGTCCGATGCGGTGGTGCAGCCGGCGCCGTGA